CCACCAAGCAACAAGGgtatttttcacattaaaacTTCTACGATAGGATGCAGTTCTGGTGTTAATCAAAACACAATACAAACCGAGTAAAAGCCACTGAGAAGCTGGTACGGGAGCCCTGATGAGAGGAGGGTGATGCAGCTTTACGAGCCGTTCACAGGATGCTAGTCCTCAGCAGGTCAGTAAATGTGCCACCATAAACTCCTTCGTGATTATCCCAAGTTTcagaagaaacctctccagccTTTTCCAGAGGGGCCGGGGCCCCGAGTGCAGATGAACTCGCTGCAGCCTCCAGCCGCGGGCCGTGCGGGGCCCGAGCCTCCTCGGGGTGCAGGGCGCACCGGTCACCTGCCGGGGTTGGCTACTGAGAATGCCCCGGAATTGAACCCTCCGAAATTCATGAAACGCAGCTTTGGCACTTTAACGGCCCCGGAGGCGAATCCGGAGGCGCGGGGTGAGCCGAGCCGGTCCGATGCTAGCGGAcgccccgccgcagccccgggaCAGCCGAGGAGCGACGGGCTCTGGCCCAGGATGGGGACGGGTCCTGTCAGCTCGCCCTCTGCCCGGGGCCGTGTCCCCGGGCTGTCAGTCCTGCGGTGTCGGAGCCCCCTTCTCCCGTAACGTCCCCTCGTTTCGTTTAAGAACTTGGGTGGGAATGACTAACCCCGAGCGCAGGTGCTTTTATCCAGACACTTCCCCTCAGGAGCCCGAACGCCGGCCGGCCTCAGCGTGCTCACAGCCGGGCGAAGACTAGACCCTAAATTCGATTTATTCCCTCTGTAATCGCGGCTTAACTGGGCGCGGCCCCGTTCGGTGAGTAGGGACCTGCGGGACTCCACACCCTCCCCCGGGACGGGGAGCTGCCCCGGCAGGAGCGAAGGGAATCAGTCACGGTGCGCGGGGACGCCGGGACCGAGGGGGGCTCCAGGGGGAAAGGTCCGGGCCCCGTTCCGCAGCAGacccgtgccgtgccgtgccgtgccgcgGTGGGTGACGGCGCCGTGCGGGGCTCGGCACCGGGAGAGGCCCGGGCGCTGCGGAAGGTGGCTGTAGAACCGTGTGCTGCTGGGTCCCGCACCGGCCGCTGGCTGCTAgtcaggggcagcaggagcgaCTGCGGTGCAGCCGCTCCCGGCCTTTGCTCGGGCTGCGAAGCCATAGCTGAGACACTGGGAAAAGAGACGCTCTcgttccttttaaaaaaaataaacaaaagcagaaaaaaaaaaaaaggcaacttaAGAATGCGGGCGGCTCACACCCACCCGAACTCGCGTGTGCCGAGAGGGAAATGTGGAGTCTCGGGCGGCTGGGAGCGCCTTGGCGGCCGCGGAACCACACGGAACGCGGTTCGGGCACGGCCGCAGGTGTGGGGCCGAAGCACGGCCTGGAAGCCCGGCGGGAAGGCACGGGAGGGTGGTGGAGCTCGCAGGCCGCCGCGACGGATCTCAACAACTTCGCCCCCGGGTTTTTACAGAGGCCAGTACTCAGGCAGCGCAATGGGCTGTGTCCGGCCCCTATCTCCCCTCTCCGGAGCGGACCCTATCACCCGCCCGAAGCCGACGAGACGCTGCatgggcagctggggctgcacgCTCAGCGCCGGCCCTCTCTGCTCTCCGGGGCTGACGGGCAGTCCCACAGCGCGGGCCCGCACGCCGCAGTGACcgcggccccggccctgccAGGGGGGCCGGGGCTCTCCCGGCTCAGCCCGCCGGACGCAGCGGCTCCTTttcccctgagcagcagcatcgGGCACCCTGCAGAAGCTCTGGTGTCCCCGGCCCCTGGCACAGAAATGCGGGAAGAAACTCACTAAAGGAGGTTGTTAAATAATTTATTGATTTATACAAAGTCTTTCCAACACGTGTGGAGACATTCTAATGTAAAATCGTGTCCATTTTCCTCTCGTGCCTTTTTGGgcattggtttggttttttggtatTATTAAGCATAAAATCCAGAGGCAGGAGAAATGCAGCTGCCAAAACACTGAGGGACGGAGTGAAAGAAAACTGCCGTTTTTACACTAGAAATATACATCACAAAATCTGAAATTGACTATATACAAAGTGGCTGAGCTCGGACTTGGGACCCATAGAAAACATAACAAAACCTGATTGTTAGGAGCAGGAAATTAACAGGAAGACTAAAGGAAAGAGCGGGAAACCTTACAGggacacaaaacccaaaaagttgaaaaattttctctgaaatttacatcaatgggaaagaaaataaattcataacttattctgtaaaaaatatatacatttcaCATACATTTTAGGCTGTACAACACACCACTTCAAACACCCAGTTACACTCACCCCTGCCGCGCTGCCCGGTGCGGCCGTCGGCCCCGCGCCCTCACAGCGTATccgagctggtgctgcaggggctgacGAGGGACAGGTTTGAGGATTTGTGCTTTTTCAATAGCCTCGTGATTTTTTCATCGTCTGAGTTGGGGTCCAGGGGCTTGTTGTATTCGTCATCGTCCTCATTGTCCGAGCTCTCCTTCAGCTTCTCCGTCTCCGAGTCGTGCTTCTTCTTTGCCGAGGCCATTTCTGCCGCGTGTCTCTTCCGCCACTTGGTCCGTCTGTTCTGGAACCAAACCtgggcaccggcaccgggcacagctcagccacggcctcggccccgccgccgcgtccgcccccgccgcccccgtCCCATCCGCAACGCGGGGCTGCGGGCACTCGGAGCAGAGCCCGCCTCAGGCAGAGCCTCGGACGGCTCCTGAAAAGGGGGCGCCCCGTTGGGGACACCTGCCCGGCTCTACGGGGCTGCACGACGCTTAAATCAGCAGCTTCCCGGAACAGTCGTTTGTTGAAAACAGAATACAATAGCCaggaaaaatatgtatttttggCTTACAGTGCACCCCAGCATTCAGATGCACCTGTAGGCTTTGCTAAAAAATTTGCAGGGTTACACAAGGTAAAGTTGTACCACTGGACATGATCATCGTGAAAAAGTgaccctttaaaaaaattacctgcGGGGGGCTTTTTGTCGTTGTTGTGATGGGggtttatattaaatataatatgtctatttattttaaaccgtttgcagcacagagagctctaAGCACAAAATAGGTAGAAATTACCCTAAAATCCATCCAAAATCGAAATGCAACTTAAATTCTAACTGactcccagaaaaaaaaaaaaaaaatcccggCATAATTGCGCGGTGTTCGTGGCTGCTAGTAATTACGGACATGGCAGAAAGCGGCCGCGGCAGGGAGCGGGAGAGGAGGGAGCCCGCAGGACGGACCTACCTTCACCTGGCTCTCAGTCATCCCCAGGGAGTAGGCGAGCCGGGCGCGCTCCGGTCCTGCCAAGTATTTCGTCTGTTCGAAGGTTTTCTCTAAAGCGAATATTTGCTGCCCAGAGAAAGTCGGTCGAGAGTGTTTCTTCTTGCCGTCCTTGTCTAAAACCATCCCCGTCTGAGCTGGAAGCGGAGAAAGAGCTGCGTCAGAGATGAACTCTGCACTGCCCCCGGCCCGTAGCCGGGCCCCGCCAGGCCCTGCGGAGCCGCTTCGGGTGTCCGCCGGCTCTAAAGCAAGGCTCGGTTCGGGACAGACCCGGGACCGTGGAGACCAAGTGACCCGCACCGGGCCTTCCTGCCGCCCGCCCCGTCCGCCGGCTGGGGGCCGCCCCGGCTCTGGATCCCAGGCCGCCTGCTCCCCGCGCCCTGCAAGAATCGGCCGCACTTACCGGGACAGGCGAGCCGAGGATCTCTCCAGGGAGAGCTTTGCACCACTCCCGGCCAGAAAATGGGCGGCCGTCCCGGCAGCTCCGCCAGAGGCTTCGGGTAGCGGGAGACGGCAGCGGGGCTGAAGTACATCCCGGCCGAGGCTGCCAGCCCATTGATGCGGGGCAGCCCGCCCAGAAGgttgctggcactgcccacgGGCCGCCCCAGGATGTCGCTTATTCCGTGCGGTGTCCCCAAGGGGAGCTGCGTGTTGAGTCCGCCCAGGGCCGGTGCCTTGAAACCGGAGGGGTTCTGCAGGGCGTAGGGGAACAGGGAGGTCTTCATCTCGGCCATGTTGTGCAGCGCGGCTAGCGGCGCACTGCTAAGGACGAATGCGCTTTGGCGATTAGCATCCATCTGTCCCACCGCTAACATCTGCGGGCATCAGCGAGCGTAGGTCCTCCCCAACCgcgccgcggccgctccgctgGGGACCCTCGCCGGGACCGCGGCCGCGGGCGGGACGGGCTCCTCGCCGCTCGCGGGATCTCAGCGACAGCAAGTGCCGAACTTTGCTGGGAACAGGAAAATCCCGGCTCTTGCCCGCCCGCTCCCGCGGCGTGCACCTCCGAAGTCCGGGCTGAAGAGCAGCGAAAGCCGAGCCGGGACAGAGCGGCGAAACAACAGACTGGGAGTCCCGAGAGAAGGAGCCCTCACCGGCGGCGCGTCCCGGCGGACTACGGGCAATGCGCTCCACGCGCGATC
The nucleotide sequence above comes from Molothrus ater isolate BHLD 08-10-18 breed brown headed cowbird chromosome 8, BPBGC_Mater_1.1, whole genome shotgun sequence. Encoded proteins:
- the NKX6-2 gene encoding homeobox protein Nkx-6.2; its protein translation is MLAVGQMDANRQSAFVLSSAPLAALHNMAEMKTSLFPYALQNPSGFKAPALGGLNTQLPLGTPHGISDILGRPVGSASNLLGGLPRINGLAASAGMYFSPAAVSRYPKPLAELPGRPPIFWPGVVQSSPWRDPRLACPAQTGMVLDKDGKKKHSRPTFSGQQIFALEKTFEQTKYLAGPERARLAYSLGMTESQVKVWFQNRRTKWRKRHAAEMASAKKKHDSETEKLKESSDNEDDDEYNKPLDPNSDDEKITRLLKKHKSSNLSLVSPCSTSSDTL